In Helicobacter mastomyrinus, a single genomic region encodes these proteins:
- a CDS encoding sugar transporter, whose protein sequence is MSKDMNKPVECHTKGQNPSCSATNSHTTDSNAKKPLPTKEGIPYLALLSLVFAVFVFNTSEFVPIGLLSLIASDFNMSESGAGMLITMYAWVVALVSLPLMLLLSNIELKRLMLLVISLFVLSHIISALSQNYGMLMLSRIGVACGHAVFWSIASPMAVRLVPKNKQSIALSFIITGGAIAIILGLPLGRVIGLSLGWRASFLSIGGVALLTGLLLWRVFPKLPNTDSISLDMLPKMLKNKSLIAIYGIAAVLVTAHFSAYSYIEPFLLQIAHFSEEGITFTLVAFGAIGIVGSVIFAKFYEGRASLFVGIALFGICGSLFLLHFGAIHTYLILFICIFWGLVITLFNLSFQSQVIFLSPQGTAIAMSIYSGIYNVGIGSGALIGGLVSDWLNVGYVGYFGGAIALLVCGFYIKRIVWNSAKSATK, encoded by the coding sequence ATGTCAAAAGATATGAACAAACCCGTAGAATGCCACACTAAAGGGCAAAATCCATCCTGCAGCGCCACCAATTCACATACCACAGATTCAAACGCCAAAAAACCGCTTCCTACTAAAGAGGGCATTCCTTATCTCGCCCTCCTCTCTTTAGTCTTTGCTGTCTTTGTCTTTAATACTTCTGAATTTGTGCCTATCGGGCTACTAAGCCTTATCGCAAGTGATTTTAATATGAGTGAATCTGGAGCGGGTATGCTTATCACAATGTATGCGTGGGTGGTCGCCCTTGTTTCATTGCCGCTTATGCTGCTGCTCTCAAATATCGAGCTAAAAAGACTTATGCTACTTGTGATTAGCCTCTTTGTGCTAAGTCATATCATCTCTGCATTATCGCAAAATTATGGAATGCTTATGCTCTCTCGTATCGGTGTGGCGTGTGGTCACGCTGTATTTTGGTCGATTGCCTCGCCTATGGCGGTGCGTCTTGTGCCTAAAAATAAGCAAAGCATTGCTCTAAGCTTTATCATCACAGGCGGTGCGATTGCTATTATCTTAGGGCTTCCTTTGGGGCGAGTGATAGGGCTTAGTCTTGGCTGGAGAGCGAGCTTTTTAAGCATTGGGGGCGTGGCATTACTCACAGGGCTACTGCTGTGGCGTGTGTTCCCTAAGTTGCCTAACACAGATTCTATATCGCTTGATATGTTGCCTAAAATGCTTAAAAATAAAAGCCTCATTGCCATTTATGGTATCGCGGCGGTTTTGGTTACCGCACATTTTAGCGCGTATAGCTATATTGAGCCGTTTTTGCTGCAGATAGCGCATTTTAGCGAGGAGGGCATTACTTTTACATTGGTGGCATTTGGGGCGATTGGCATTGTGGGGAGTGTGATTTTTGCGAAGTTTTATGAGGGGAGGGCTAGTCTCTTTGTGGGGATTGCGTTATTTGGAATCTGTGGGAGCTTATTTTTACTGCATTTTGGGGCGATTCATACATATTTAATCCTGTTTATTTGTATCTTTTGGGGGCTTGTCATTACGCTCTTTAATCTTAGCTTTCAATCACAAGTGATTTTCCTCTCTCCTCAAGGCACGGCGATTGCGATGTCTATTTATTCAGGGATTTATAATGTTGGCATAGGGAGTGGTGCGTTGATTGGAGGATTGGTGAGCGACTGGCTTAATGTAGGGTATGTGGGATATTTTGGCGGGGCTATCGCCCTGCTTGTGTGTGGATTTTACATCAAGCGCATAGTGTGGAATAGTGCAAAATCTGCTACAAAGTAG
- a CDS encoding prephenate dehydrogenase encodes MKIGIIGLGLMGGSMGLALKDIGQIQQRYINRILGYDNNPLHAQQALNLGLIDECVALNEIWQCDVVFLSVPLGGIIEIIQSLTPDMIHPQITLIDVGGAKVEILKSIPEWLRTYFVGAHPMCGTEFFGPSAALAELYKNNIVILTDVEQSGAYQVEVAKDIFISIGMKILKMSAQEHDKHIALISHMPHIMSYALANATLAQEDPQTILALVGGGFRSMSRISKSSPLMWKDVFKQNKDNVLQAMAYFQDKFEEARILLENEDWEGLETFMAQANMLHKFL; translated from the coding sequence ATGAAAATTGGCATTATTGGTTTAGGGCTTATGGGTGGCTCTATGGGCTTGGCTTTAAAAGACATAGGGCAGATTCAGCAGCGATATATTAATAGAATCTTGGGCTATGATAATAATCCTCTCCACGCACAGCAAGCCTTAAATCTCGGGCTTATTGATGAATGTGTCGCATTAAATGAAATATGGCAATGCGATGTAGTGTTTTTGAGTGTGCCTCTTGGCGGGATTATAGAGATTATCCAATCCCTCACACCTGATATGATACACCCGCAAATCACGCTTATTGATGTGGGCGGAGCAAAGGTGGAGATTCTAAAAAGTATTCCCGAATGGCTAAGGACATATTTTGTAGGAGCGCACCCGATGTGTGGGACGGAGTTTTTTGGTCCTAGTGCGGCATTAGCAGAGCTGTATAAAAACAATATTGTGATTTTGACAGATGTGGAGCAAAGCGGAGCATATCAAGTCGAAGTAGCAAAGGATATTTTTATTAGCATTGGTATGAAGATTCTCAAAATGTCCGCACAGGAGCACGATAAGCATATTGCGCTTATATCACATATGCCTCATATTATGAGTTATGCCCTCGCAAATGCCACCCTTGCACAAGAAGACCCACAAACGATTCTAGCGCTTGTGGGCGGGGGATTCCGCTCGATGAGTAGAATTTCTAAGAGTTCGCCACTGATGTGGAAAGATGTCTTTAAGCAAAACAAAGACAATGTACTTCAAGCGATGGCTTATTTTCAAGATAAGTTTGAAGAAGCAAGGATATTACTAGAAAATGAGGATTGGGAGGGTTTAGAGACGTTTATGGCGCAGGCAAATATGCTGCATAAATTTTTATAG
- a CDS encoding proline dehydrogenase family protein — MQELVEESLKLAENLQEKINSNISLREKAFHHKMQKLLNDPKAKVMLIELLDRSFRSKEAQTSFEFIHYSLKKYGVADFFTLFEKFLLFAFLNLGKFAPKLSVPFFIQHLRGDTKTMVLDANETSLKAHILNRKQNHNITLNVNLIGEEVLGELESKYRIRKYEEAIKSDYITYISIKITTIFSQINIIDFDYSKEEVVKRLDQLYSLALDEEKRQNQPKFINLDMEEFKDLELTVAAFMESIAKFDIKAGIVLQAYLPDSYEYLKKLFAFSKERVLKGMKPIKIRFVKGANMEAEELISNQKAWALPTFNKKIDTDSNYNKMLDFILESDNYKYINIGIASHNIFEIAYAYVRIKKANALESFTFEQLEGMSMQCSLELSKMHNLILYAPVCDEKHFNNAIAYLVRRLDENTSEDNFMRYFFALKVGDEAWNAQKELFLASLKGIKNLDNHTHRIQDRNNTPKTASSYETGVFKNEPDTDFILAQNRAWAQTIRAKYQNLRSLEIYPVIGELDFTQNALEKKEQRDKIYNENIAHIYLASQKEIKQALELAQNTNENLSFEHLHKILAKTAQLLRERRGDLIGIAALEVGKTFLELDPEVSEAIDFLEFYPHSLSKLQKENPKTIFTSKGLSLVISPWNFPIGISAGSIASLLASGNIVIYKPSSLSILTAYELCKCFWDAGISKNRLMFLPAKGSDVSKYLINTDELKACILTGGEDTAYALLKTNPTLWLSAETGGKNATIVTKMADKDQAVKNIVHSAFSNSGQKCSATSLLILEKEVYEDEDFKKCLVDAASSLAVGSAFEFKNKLAALADKPSAKLLKALNELAPYEYWVLEAKFIDENEHLMTPAIKYGTKKGDFTHMNELFAPVLTVMRAENLQEAIDIANSTGYGLTAGLESLDEREWEYFHTHIEAGNIYINKPTTGAIVLRQPFGGVKKSAIGFGRKVGIYNYVTQFLNITQLESDEKVLQSELSETLNELSLKSNSYFKQELQKAALMAQSYLYHYENEFMQNKDYVQIRGEDNFFSYKPIKNFALRISKDDDLSDILSSLIISKFTGIKAVLSYTDNDKIEFIQQELQNLNFDFECKKENKEEFAQNLAQYERIFYYAKADRKDLIYQQAALHSKIIKRDKPLINGRFELLYYFNEKSLSISYHRYGNLGARILKTRKRDGNCKD, encoded by the coding sequence ATGCAAGAACTTGTAGAAGAAAGTCTTAAGCTTGCTGAAAACTTACAAGAAAAAATTAACTCAAACATAAGCTTAAGGGAAAAAGCTTTTCACCATAAAATGCAAAAACTTTTAAATGACCCTAAAGCCAAGGTTATGCTTATTGAATTACTTGACCGTTCATTTCGCTCAAAAGAGGCTCAAACTAGTTTTGAATTTATACATTATTCTTTAAAAAAATACGGCGTAGCTGATTTTTTCACTCTTTTTGAGAAATTTTTACTTTTTGCTTTTTTAAATCTTGGCAAATTTGCTCCAAAATTAAGTGTGCCATTTTTTATACAACACTTAAGAGGTGACACTAAAACTATGGTTTTAGATGCAAATGAAACAAGTTTAAAAGCTCATATACTAAACAGAAAGCAAAATCATAATATCACTTTAAATGTGAATTTGATAGGTGAAGAGGTTTTAGGCGAACTTGAAAGCAAATATCGCATCAGAAAATACGAAGAGGCTATAAAAAGTGATTATATTACTTATATATCCATAAAAATTACCACTATTTTTTCTCAAATTAATATTATAGATTTTGATTATTCTAAAGAAGAAGTAGTTAAAAGACTTGACCAACTTTATTCTTTAGCCCTAGATGAGGAAAAAAGACAAAATCAGCCTAAATTTATTAATCTTGATATGGAAGAATTTAAAGACTTAGAACTTACAGTGGCTGCTTTTATGGAAAGCATTGCTAAATTTGATATTAAAGCTGGTATAGTTCTACAAGCGTATTTGCCTGATTCTTATGAATATCTTAAAAAGCTTTTTGCCTTCTCAAAGGAAAGGGTTTTAAAGGGAATGAAGCCTATTAAAATCCGCTTTGTTAAGGGGGCTAATATGGAAGCAGAAGAATTAATTTCAAATCAAAAAGCTTGGGCTTTGCCTACTTTTAACAAAAAAATAGATACAGATAGCAATTATAACAAAATGCTTGATTTTATCTTAGAATCAGATAATTATAAATACATTAACATAGGCATAGCCAGTCATAATATTTTTGAAATTGCTTATGCTTATGTGAGAATAAAAAAAGCTAATGCCCTTGAAAGTTTTACCTTTGAGCAGCTTGAGGGTATGAGTATGCAATGTTCTTTAGAGCTTTCAAAAATGCACAATTTAATACTTTATGCCCCGGTTTGTGATGAAAAGCATTTTAATAACGCTATAGCTTATTTAGTGCGTAGGCTTGATGAAAATACCAGTGAGGATAATTTTATGAGGTATTTTTTCGCTCTTAAGGTTGGTGATGAAGCTTGGAATGCTCAAAAAGAACTTTTTTTAGCCTCGCTTAAAGGTATCAAAAATCTTGATAATCACACTCACAGGATTCAAGACAGAAACAACACTCCAAAGACAGCAAGTTCATATGAAACAGGAGTATTTAAAAATGAGCCTGATACTGATTTTATTTTAGCTCAAAACAGGGCTTGGGCTCAAACAATTCGGGCTAAATATCAAAATTTAAGATCTTTAGAAATTTATCCTGTGATAGGAGAGCTTGATTTTACCCAAAATGCTTTAGAAAAAAAAGAACAAAGGGATAAAATTTATAATGAAAATATAGCTCATATTTATTTAGCCTCACAAAAAGAAATAAAACAAGCTTTAGAACTGGCTCAAAATACAAATGAAAATTTAAGTTTTGAACATTTGCATAAAATCCTAGCCAAAACAGCTCAACTTTTAAGAGAAAGAAGAGGTGATTTAATAGGCATAGCCGCTCTTGAAGTGGGAAAAACTTTTTTAGAGCTTGACCCTGAAGTAAGCGAGGCTATTGATTTTTTAGAATTTTATCCTCATTCTTTAAGCAAACTTCAAAAAGAAAATCCTAAAACTATATTCACTTCAAAGGGCTTAAGTTTAGTAATAAGCCCTTGGAACTTTCCTATAGGTATTTCAGCTGGAAGCATAGCTTCACTTTTAGCTAGTGGCAATATCGTCATTTACAAGCCCTCATCTTTATCTATACTTACAGCTTATGAGCTTTGTAAATGTTTTTGGGACGCAGGTATTAGTAAAAATAGACTGATGTTTTTACCCGCTAAAGGCAGTGATGTATCAAAATACCTTATCAATACAGATGAACTTAAAGCTTGTATTTTAACAGGAGGAGAAGATACAGCTTATGCCTTGTTAAAAACAAATCCTACTTTATGGCTTAGTGCTGAAACAGGTGGTAAAAATGCTACTATAGTCACTAAAATGGCAGATAAAGACCAAGCGGTTAAAAATATTGTGCATTCAGCTTTTTCAAATTCAGGGCAAAAATGTTCAGCCACTTCTTTGCTTATACTCGAAAAAGAAGTGTATGAAGATGAAGATTTCAAAAAATGCCTTGTTGATGCAGCTTCATCTTTAGCTGTGGGCTCAGCTTTTGAATTTAAAAATAAGCTTGCTGCCTTAGCTGATAAACCAAGTGCCAAACTTTTAAAGGCTTTAAATGAACTTGCTCCTTATGAGTATTGGGTTTTAGAAGCTAAATTTATAGATGAAAACGAGCATTTAATGACTCCAGCTATAAAATATGGGACAAAAAAAGGAGATTTCACTCATATGAATGAACTTTTTGCCCCTGTGCTCACTGTGATGAGAGCTGAAAATTTACAAGAAGCCATTGATATAGCTAATTCTACAGGATATGGACTTACTGCTGGACTTGAAAGCTTAGATGAAAGGGAATGGGAATATTTTCACACTCATATAGAAGCTGGAAATATTTATATTAACAAGCCAACAACAGGAGCTATAGTGCTTCGCCAGCCTTTTGGAGGGGTGAAAAAATCAGCCATAGGCTTTGGAAGAAAGGTTGGAATTTATAATTATGTCACTCAGTTTTTAAATATCACTCAACTTGAATCTGATGAAAAGGTTTTACAAAGTGAATTGAGTGAAACTTTAAATGAACTGAGTTTAAAATCAAATTCATATTTCAAACAAGAGCTTCAAAAAGCAGCTTTAATGGCTCAAAGCTATTTATATCATTATGAAAATGAATTTATGCAAAATAAGGATTATGTTCAAATTAGAGGAGAGGATAATTTTTTCTCTTACAAGCCTATAAAGAATTTTGCTTTAAGAATAAGTAAAGATGATGACTTAAGCGATATTTTGTCAAGTCTTATTATCAGTAAATTTACGGGTATAAAAGCCGTTTTAAGTTATACAGACAATGATAAAATAGAATTTATACAACAAGAACTTCAAAATTTAAATTTTGATTTTGAATGCAAAAAAGAAAATAAAGAAGAATTTGCTCAAAATTTGGCTCAATATGAAAGAATCTTTTATTATGCCAAAGCAGATAGAAAGGATTTGATTTATCAGCAAGCAGCCTTACACAGTAAGATTATTAAACGGGATAAACCATTAATTAATGGACGTTTTGAGCTTTTGTATTATTTTAATGAAAAATCTTTAAGCATTTCATATCATAGATATGGAAATTTAGGTGCGAGAATTTTAAAAACAAGGAAAAGAGATGGAAATTGTAAAGATTAA